The proteins below are encoded in one region of Tsuneonella sp. CC-YZS046:
- the nirD gene encoding nitrite reductase small subunit NirD codes for MIGTWLDIGPIDQIEPGMARTLPVRDGEEIAVFRTMTGDFYALVNKCPHRQGPLSQGIVHGNAVTCPLHNWNISLKTGEALGDDEGCVPTIPLKVDAGRIFLLRDAVIGRQPPVESKAA; via the coding sequence ATGATCGGGACTTGGCTGGATATCGGACCGATCGACCAGATCGAACCCGGCATGGCTCGCACCTTGCCCGTGCGCGACGGCGAGGAAATCGCGGTCTTCCGCACCATGACGGGAGACTTCTATGCGCTGGTCAACAAGTGTCCGCACAGGCAGGGGCCGCTCTCGCAAGGCATCGTGCATGGCAATGCGGTGACTTGCCCGCTTCACAACTGGAATATTTCCCTCAAGACCGGCGAGGCGCTGGGCGATGATGAAGGCTGCGTTCCCACGATCCCGCTGAAGGTCGATGCCGGGCGGATATTCCTGCTGCGTGACGCGGTGATCGGCAGGCAGCCGCCAGTCGAAAGCAAGGCTGCCTAG
- the nirB gene encoding nitrite reductase large subunit NirB produces MNAPASFDEAATTRERLVVIGNGMAGCRAVEEILARDPSRFDITIFGAEPRVNYNRIMLSPVLAGEKRFEEIVINPQGWYDDNGITLVSGDPVEHIDRENRSVVSHSGRVEPYDRLLIATGSDPFIIPVPGSNLPGVVTFRDLDDVDKMLAAADRGGNAVVIGGGLLGLEAAHGLCLRGMKVTVIHLMPSLMERQLDEAAGWLLKTELERRGQTILTGADTECVLEKDGHVAGVRLKDGREIAADIVVMAVGIRPAVSLAKSAGLEVERGIVVDDHMVTSDPAILAVGECVQHRGTCYGLVAPLWGMCRSLAGYVTGEPNGYEGSVTSTKLKVSGIDLFSAGDFSGGDGGEDIVMRDAARGIYKRIVVKGDRIAGAVLYGDTADGNWYFDLLRKGEDISAIREALIFGQAFASGGALADPNAAVAALSDDAEICGCNGVSKGTVVETIKAGACSVDAVRSQCKASASCGSCTGLVESLLALTLGDEVQSGPKTLCKCTSFTHDDVRRLILEKELKAIPQVMQELHWTTPDGCASCRPALNYYLLCAWPGEYVDDQKSRFVNERLHANIQKDGTYSVVPRMWGGLTTPDELRAIADAADKYGARTVKVTGGQRIDLFGIRKEDLPAIWADLNAAGMVSGHAYGKALRTVKTCVGSEWCRFGTQDSTGLGVKIEQMTWGSWMPHKFKIAVSGCPRNCAEATIKDFGIVCVDSGYELHVGGNGGIKVRATDLLCKVETEEQALEYCAAFIQLYREQAHYMERTAPWIERVGLDYVKSRMLDEPDAIRKLAARFRISQKYSQDDPWAQRASGDRKDLHQHLGEFRPLVLENA; encoded by the coding sequence GTGAACGCTCCTGCGAGCTTCGATGAAGCAGCCACGACCCGGGAAAGGCTGGTCGTCATCGGCAATGGCATGGCCGGTTGCCGTGCGGTGGAGGAAATCCTCGCCCGCGATCCGAGCCGGTTCGACATCACCATCTTCGGGGCGGAACCGCGCGTCAATTACAACCGGATCATGCTGTCCCCGGTGCTGGCGGGTGAGAAGCGGTTCGAAGAGATCGTGATCAACCCGCAAGGCTGGTATGACGATAACGGGATCACTCTCGTTTCCGGCGATCCGGTGGAGCATATCGACCGCGAGAACCGTTCGGTCGTATCGCATTCGGGCCGGGTCGAGCCTTATGACCGGCTGCTGATCGCCACGGGTTCGGACCCGTTCATCATCCCCGTGCCGGGCAGCAATCTGCCCGGCGTCGTGACCTTCCGCGATCTCGACGATGTGGACAAGATGCTCGCCGCGGCGGATCGCGGCGGCAATGCGGTGGTGATCGGCGGTGGCCTGCTCGGGCTGGAGGCAGCGCATGGCCTCTGCCTGCGCGGCATGAAGGTTACCGTCATTCATCTCATGCCTTCGCTGATGGAGCGGCAGCTCGACGAAGCGGCGGGCTGGCTGCTCAAGACCGAGCTGGAGCGCCGCGGCCAGACGATCCTGACCGGCGCCGATACCGAATGCGTGCTGGAGAAGGACGGCCATGTCGCGGGCGTCCGGCTCAAGGACGGGCGCGAGATAGCAGCCGATATCGTGGTGATGGCGGTGGGCATCCGGCCTGCCGTATCGCTGGCCAAGAGCGCCGGGCTGGAGGTCGAGCGGGGGATCGTGGTGGACGATCACATGGTGACGTCCGACCCGGCGATCCTGGCAGTGGGCGAATGCGTGCAGCACCGGGGCACCTGCTATGGCCTCGTCGCGCCGCTGTGGGGCATGTGCCGGTCGCTGGCCGGATACGTCACGGGCGAACCCAACGGATATGAAGGCTCGGTCACGTCCACCAAGCTCAAGGTTTCAGGGATCGACCTGTTCTCCGCGGGCGATTTCTCCGGCGGTGACGGCGGCGAGGACATCGTGATGCGCGATGCCGCGCGCGGCATCTACAAGCGGATCGTGGTTAAGGGCGATCGCATCGCCGGTGCCGTGCTCTATGGCGATACGGCGGACGGGAACTGGTATTTCGACCTGCTGCGCAAGGGCGAGGACATATCGGCCATTCGCGAGGCGCTGATCTTCGGGCAGGCCTTTGCGTCCGGGGGTGCGCTCGCGGACCCTAACGCCGCCGTTGCCGCCCTTTCGGACGATGCCGAAATCTGCGGCTGCAACGGCGTGAGCAAGGGAACGGTCGTCGAAACGATCAAGGCAGGCGCTTGCAGTGTCGATGCGGTGCGCTCGCAGTGCAAGGCATCGGCAAGCTGCGGTTCCTGCACCGGGCTGGTCGAAAGCCTGCTGGCGCTCACGCTGGGCGACGAGGTCCAATCCGGCCCGAAGACGCTGTGCAAATGCACCAGCTTCACCCATGACGATGTGCGCCGCCTGATCCTGGAAAAGGAGCTCAAGGCGATCCCGCAAGTGATGCAGGAGTTGCACTGGACCACGCCGGATGGCTGCGCTTCCTGCCGCCCGGCGCTGAATTACTATCTGCTGTGCGCGTGGCCCGGCGAATATGTCGACGATCAGAAAAGTCGCTTCGTCAACGAACGGCTCCACGCCAACATCCAGAAGGATGGCACTTACTCTGTCGTGCCCCGGATGTGGGGCGGGCTGACCACGCCTGACGAGTTGCGCGCCATTGCCGATGCCGCCGACAAATATGGCGCGCGGACCGTGAAGGTCACGGGCGGGCAGCGGATCGACCTGTTCGGTATCAGGAAGGAGGACCTGCCAGCGATCTGGGCTGATCTCAATGCCGCGGGGATGGTCTCGGGCCATGCCTATGGCAAGGCACTGCGGACGGTGAAGACCTGTGTGGGCAGCGAATGGTGCCGCTTCGGCACCCAGGATTCCACGGGGCTGGGCGTCAAGATCGAACAGATGACCTGGGGCAGCTGGATGCCGCACAAGTTCAAGATCGCGGTCAGTGGATGCCCGCGCAATTGCGCGGAAGCCACGATCAAGGATTTCGGCATCGTCTGCGTCGACAGCGGCTATGAGCTGCATGTCGGCGGCAATGGCGGGATCAAGGTCCGCGCCACGGACCTGCTCTGCAAGGTGGAAACCGAGGAGCAGGCGCTGGAATATTGCGCGGCCTTCATCCAGCTTTACCGTGAACAGGCCCATTATATGGAACGCACCGCGCCATGGATCGAGCGGGTCGGGCTGGATTACGTCAAGTCCCGGATGCTGGATGAGCCGGACGCGATCCGCAAGCTCGCGGCGCGGTTCCGCATTTCGCAGAAATATTCGCAGGACGACCCCTGGGCGCAGCGCGCTTCGGGCGACCGCAAGGATCTGCACCAGCATCTTGGCGAATTCCGCCCCCTTGTCCTGGAGAACGCATGA